The following coding sequences are from one Chiloscyllium plagiosum isolate BGI_BamShark_2017 unplaced genomic scaffold, ASM401019v2 scaf_15377, whole genome shotgun sequence window:
- the LOC122547858 gene encoding SH2B adapter protein 3-like isoform X2, producing the protein MWRQLLDDRFGSNSASDSEHVELVNYHNPAVTDVAMNGNTVGQGTLTQPRSWKEFCELHAHATATELARQYLLFANENSSHDVQGPENFSLQFTDLFQQYFRNEVKEGLALNRCTIVPFTGVQDYRETSRKTTDGSSGLVLPKMETEVNSVEQTERSSDTNLPFSSKSRSSEDVSVSACPSLERPKTLSQFTRNVKGSIRRLFRRKSTDAIPIDGKEEASGEVGSPERDWLKNLAHKFPWPRTVSREEVLDIRKDGVLNYMMVDDVSMDMDMGTRWQRCRLLVRKAKSYEGDGYVLELFDPPKIETKGHQHTCSYQLFGCFLL; encoded by the exons CATAATCCAGCTGTCACAGATGTTGCAATGAATGGCAACACTGTAGGACAAGGGACTTTGACACAGCCTCGTAGCTGGAAAGAGTTTTGTGAACTGCATGCCCATGCCACAGCCACGGAGCTTGCTAGGCAGTATTTGCTATTTGCAAATGAAAATTCAAGTCACGATGTACAGGGGCCTGAAAATTTTTCTTTACAATTCACAGATCTTTTTCAACAGtacttcagaaatgaggtaaaagAGGGACTTGCTCTGAATAGGTGTACCATTGTGCCCTTTACAGGagtacaggattacagggaaacAAGTAGGAAGACTACTGATGGCTCTTCTGGTCTGGTTTTACCAAAGATGGAAACTGAGGTGAACAGTGTTGAACAAACTGAAAGGAGTTCTGACACTAATCTCCCATTTTCATCAAAGTCACGAAGTTCTGAAGATGTTTCAGTTTCTGCATGCCCATCACTTGAACGACCCAAAACATTGAGTCAGTTTACAAGAAATGTCAAAGGCAGTATACGGCGACTGTTCCGAAGGAAATCAACAGATGCAATACCTATAGATGGAAAAGAAGAAGCTTCTGGAGAAGTTGGTTCACCTGAAAGGGACTGGTTAAAAAACCTGGCTCACAAATTCCCTTGGCCTAGAACTGTATCTAGAGAAGAGGTTCTTGACATCCGCAAGGATGGTGTTTTAAATTATATGATGGTGGATGATGTAAGCATGGACATGGACATGGGCACACGATGGCAAAGATGTAGGTTGCTTGTGCGAAAGGCAAAGTCATATGAAGGTGATGGATATGTACTGGAGTTATTTGACCCACCAAAG ATAGAAACAAAAGGTCATCAGCACACCTGCAGTTACCAGCTGTTTGGATGTTTCCTTCTTTGA
- the LOC122547858 gene encoding SH2B adapter protein 3-like isoform X1, with translation MWRMRRKVWNFHTVSAGAALNNREQVVIRESNQHNPAVTDVAMNGNTVGQGTLTQPRSWKEFCELHAHATATELARQYLLFANENSSHDVQGPENFSLQFTDLFQQYFRNEVKEGLALNRCTIVPFTGVQDYRETSRKTTDGSSGLVLPKMETEVNSVEQTERSSDTNLPFSSKSRSSEDVSVSACPSLERPKTLSQFTRNVKGSIRRLFRRKSTDAIPIDGKEEASGEVGSPERDWLKNLAHKFPWPRTVSREEVLDIRKDGVLNYMMVDDVSMDMDMGTRWQRCRLLVRKAKSYEGDGYVLELFDPPKIETKGHQHTCSYQLFGCFLL, from the exons CATAATCCAGCTGTCACAGATGTTGCAATGAATGGCAACACTGTAGGACAAGGGACTTTGACACAGCCTCGTAGCTGGAAAGAGTTTTGTGAACTGCATGCCCATGCCACAGCCACGGAGCTTGCTAGGCAGTATTTGCTATTTGCAAATGAAAATTCAAGTCACGATGTACAGGGGCCTGAAAATTTTTCTTTACAATTCACAGATCTTTTTCAACAGtacttcagaaatgaggtaaaagAGGGACTTGCTCTGAATAGGTGTACCATTGTGCCCTTTACAGGagtacaggattacagggaaacAAGTAGGAAGACTACTGATGGCTCTTCTGGTCTGGTTTTACCAAAGATGGAAACTGAGGTGAACAGTGTTGAACAAACTGAAAGGAGTTCTGACACTAATCTCCCATTTTCATCAAAGTCACGAAGTTCTGAAGATGTTTCAGTTTCTGCATGCCCATCACTTGAACGACCCAAAACATTGAGTCAGTTTACAAGAAATGTCAAAGGCAGTATACGGCGACTGTTCCGAAGGAAATCAACAGATGCAATACCTATAGATGGAAAAGAAGAAGCTTCTGGAGAAGTTGGTTCACCTGAAAGGGACTGGTTAAAAAACCTGGCTCACAAATTCCCTTGGCCTAGAACTGTATCTAGAGAAGAGGTTCTTGACATCCGCAAGGATGGTGTTTTAAATTATATGATGGTGGATGATGTAAGCATGGACATGGACATGGGCACACGATGGCAAAGATGTAGGTTGCTTGTGCGAAAGGCAAAGTCATATGAAGGTGATGGATATGTACTGGAGTTATTTGACCCACCAAAG ATAGAAACAAAAGGTCATCAGCACACCTGCAGTTACCAGCTGTTTGGATGTTTCCTTCTTTGA
- the LOC122547858 gene encoding SH2B adapter protein 3-like isoform X4 yields the protein MNGNTVGQGTLTQPRSWKEFCELHAHATATELARQYLLFANENSSHDVQGPENFSLQFTDLFQQYFRNEVKEGLALNRCTIVPFTGVQDYRETSRKTTDGSSGLVLPKMETEVNSVEQTERSSDTNLPFSSKSRSSEDVSVSACPSLERPKTLSQFTRNVKGSIRRLFRRKSTDAIPIDGKEEASGEVGSPERDWLKNLAHKFPWPRTVSREEVLDIRKDGVLNYMMVDDVSMDMDMGTRWQRCRLLVRKAKSYEGDGYVLELFDPPKIETKGHQHTCSYQLFGCFLL from the exons ATGAATGGCAACACTGTAGGACAAGGGACTTTGACACAGCCTCGTAGCTGGAAAGAGTTTTGTGAACTGCATGCCCATGCCACAGCCACGGAGCTTGCTAGGCAGTATTTGCTATTTGCAAATGAAAATTCAAGTCACGATGTACAGGGGCCTGAAAATTTTTCTTTACAATTCACAGATCTTTTTCAACAGtacttcagaaatgaggtaaaagAGGGACTTGCTCTGAATAGGTGTACCATTGTGCCCTTTACAGGagtacaggattacagggaaacAAGTAGGAAGACTACTGATGGCTCTTCTGGTCTGGTTTTACCAAAGATGGAAACTGAGGTGAACAGTGTTGAACAAACTGAAAGGAGTTCTGACACTAATCTCCCATTTTCATCAAAGTCACGAAGTTCTGAAGATGTTTCAGTTTCTGCATGCCCATCACTTGAACGACCCAAAACATTGAGTCAGTTTACAAGAAATGTCAAAGGCAGTATACGGCGACTGTTCCGAAGGAAATCAACAGATGCAATACCTATAGATGGAAAAGAAGAAGCTTCTGGAGAAGTTGGTTCACCTGAAAGGGACTGGTTAAAAAACCTGGCTCACAAATTCCCTTGGCCTAGAACTGTATCTAGAGAAGAGGTTCTTGACATCCGCAAGGATGGTGTTTTAAATTATATGATGGTGGATGATGTAAGCATGGACATGGACATGGGCACACGATGGCAAAGATGTAGGTTGCTTGTGCGAAAGGCAAAGTCATATGAAGGTGATGGATATGTACTGGAGTTATTTGACCCACCAAAG ATAGAAACAAAAGGTCATCAGCACACCTGCAGTTACCAGCTGTTTGGATGTTTCCTTCTTTGA